One Blastocatellia bacterium genomic window carries:
- the thiO gene encoding glycine oxidase ThiO: protein MKASDVIVVGGGIIGCAIAYTLAKEGLSVRLLEREEPGREASYAAAGMLAPQSEVMHEPSGPFFELCRASLQLYPDFVAEIEEVTGLPIEYRREGALFLAFDFAEGEVLAAAYERQKAIGLAVEDLTAQEVHEREPALSDAVQMALFLPDDHQVDNQQLMKALILAAQRRGVEILTGQLALGLMREGDRVVGVRTNHGAYTATWVINCAGAWAATVDPQRHPPLPVKPIRGQIVVLHARTPLLEHVVHSAHCYIVPRRDGRLFIGSTMEDVGYEKRVTADALLRLLAAARQILPAIERCTFVEAWAGFRPDTPDHLPILGEAEPGLLIATGHFRNGILLAPITARLIAELITSGQASRDLTPFHPHRF, encoded by the coding sequence ATGAAGGCATCGGACGTCATTGTCGTGGGAGGAGGAATCATCGGGTGCGCGATCGCCTACACCCTGGCGAAGGAGGGGCTCAGTGTCCGACTTCTGGAGCGCGAGGAGCCCGGGCGCGAAGCCTCATATGCGGCGGCTGGCATGCTCGCGCCTCAATCCGAGGTGATGCACGAGCCTTCTGGCCCATTCTTCGAGTTGTGTCGGGCAAGCCTTCAGCTTTATCCCGATTTCGTCGCCGAGATCGAAGAGGTGACTGGCCTCCCGATCGAATACCGCCGCGAGGGAGCGCTCTTTCTGGCCTTTGATTTCGCTGAGGGCGAGGTCTTGGCCGCTGCTTATGAAAGGCAAAAGGCCATAGGCTTGGCCGTTGAAGACCTGACGGCCCAAGAAGTCCACGAGCGCGAACCCGCGCTCTCGGACGCCGTGCAGATGGCGCTCTTTCTGCCGGACGATCATCAGGTGGACAATCAGCAACTCATGAAGGCACTCATTCTGGCGGCACAGCGTCGCGGCGTGGAGATTTTGACGGGACAGCTCGCCCTCGGTCTGATGCGAGAGGGGGATCGTGTGGTCGGCGTGCGCACCAATCACGGCGCGTATACGGCAACGTGGGTCATCAATTGTGCCGGCGCGTGGGCAGCGACTGTGGATCCTCAGCGGCATCCGCCGCTCCCGGTCAAGCCCATCCGCGGACAGATCGTCGTTCTTCACGCCCGCACGCCCCTTCTGGAGCACGTCGTGCATTCAGCACACTGCTATATCGTCCCGCGTCGCGATGGTCGCTTGTTCATCGGCAGCACGATGGAAGACGTCGGCTATGAGAAGCGTGTGACAGCCGATGCTCTTCTTCGCCTTCTCGCAGCCGCTCGACAAATCCTCCCGGCGATCGAGCGCTGCACGTTCGTCGAAGCTTGGGCTGGATTTCGCCCCGATACCCCAGATCATCTCCCCATCTTGGGGGAAGCCGAGCCAGGTCTTCTCATCGCCACGGGTCACTTCCGCAATGGGATTTTGCTCGCTCCGATCACGGCTCGCTTGATCGCGGAACTGATCACGAGCGGACAAGCGAGCCGAGATCTCACCCCGTTCCACCCCCATCGGTTTTGA
- a CDS encoding SprT-like domain-containing protein — MAVTEAELKRIFAEAVRQITGRRSVPEIEVGFYPFAGLNNYIRLRSNRLHVKLSDILREAPRRVHQALAHILVAKLFRRKVEDEWERIYRTYAADPAILRAAELARRQRGRKRILGPQGRYRNLEHTFQRLNRLYFGGALRMPILTWSPYRSRTVLGHLDHTHRTLVISRLLDDPRIPEFFFEYVLFHEMLHLVYPPRTINGKRYYHTAEFREAEKRFKNYEKAKALAERIANGRGYRR; from the coding sequence GTGGCGGTCACGGAGGCGGAGCTGAAGCGGATCTTCGCGGAAGCGGTGCGTCAGATCACAGGGCGGCGATCGGTGCCGGAGATTGAAGTGGGGTTCTATCCGTTCGCCGGCCTCAATAACTATATCCGTTTGCGAAGCAATCGGCTGCATGTGAAGCTCTCAGACATTCTGCGGGAAGCGCCACGGCGCGTCCACCAAGCGTTGGCGCATATCCTGGTGGCCAAGCTCTTTCGGCGAAAGGTAGAGGACGAGTGGGAGCGGATCTATCGCACTTATGCGGCTGATCCAGCTATCCTTCGCGCTGCCGAACTCGCTCGGCGCCAGCGTGGACGCAAACGGATTCTCGGCCCACAGGGCCGGTATCGAAATCTCGAACATACCTTTCAACGGCTGAATCGGCTCTACTTCGGCGGCGCTCTCCGAATGCCGATCTTGACCTGGAGTCCATATCGCAGCCGGACGGTACTCGGTCACCTCGATCACACGCATCGGACGTTGGTCATTAGTCGGTTGCTCGACGATCCGCGCATCCCGGAGTTCTTCTTCGAGTACGTGCTCTTCCACGAAATGCTCCATCTCGTCTATCCCCCGCGCACGATCAACGGGAAACGCTATTATCACACGGCGGAATTTCGGGAGGCGGAGAAGCGATTCAAAAACTACGAGAAGGCGAAAGCTCTGGCCGAGCGCATCGCCAATGGACGCGGATATCGCCGATGA
- a CDS encoding ComEC/Rec2 family competence protein: protein MSASPPYPGDSPRPVEAPRFAPLDPRFQPMLFLAAAFAAGIALGRVLPHRPLLWGIIATGTWFLGLTARRSRAFVPILLVGYSLVGILHLQLAEGRSASPRLRTLYDRGLLAAGEATRVIGRLAASPERAPGRVYLDIDVEHVVAFERIYCTSGRLRLMVALPDAEARAIYERLGLRYGQRLQALGRLVRLKRHQNPGSPEYDEYLEQRGYDLAAVSKSPLLLEPLEETSPAPFPHAASCARSSTQEFARGLLVRVLTPLSDIKELLEQEIDRVFREAGPRTAGLLKALLLGNRHFLEAHMAEALRAGGTFHIVVISGLHVGFLAGMLFAVISWYTRRSFWRAFGTLIPLWGYALMVGGQPPVWRATVMVTVFLLASLLFRQAPVANNLGIAALVLLVITPQQLFSPSFHLSFVAAGSLALLVAPLIARLQAIGSWRPTPEHPYPPQSSEIVRRLAECLFWNERQFQREQKTSLIRFRLEKGSLARALNRFRLQPLVRALVLSLLVSSIVQLAMLPLMVEYFHRTALIGIALNVVVGATIALLGLTALFALALSLWQESLATYPVTLSRVLTEATVASSELALRFPALSPRVPDYSGAGVLVYLAYWAILLYFAYRLHAWRPLDPPAHTLPQPGARHRDRPLRVRRLALSIALVLLTVNLGFLVAHPFPPARPKGWLLLHFLDVGHGDAILLESPDGTTMLVDAGGEIGPSPTQMADDGEPEFVEDRLPIGEAVVSNFLWSRRLKRIDLLVPTHAHADHLRGFLNVVRNFDIGAVLLVRRPSKDPIFSAFLQEVQRRRIPVVEIQQGDRLRIGRAIPPVTATVLWPPPSDRPPETWENADSLVLRIQYGDTKLLLTGDIERAAEEALLAAGWELQSDVLKVPHHGSRTSSSDAFLERVRPRWAIVTAADPVAGRFRYPHPEVRERYDRRAISLFHTGQQGLITLMTDGQTFRISPFGR from the coding sequence GTGAGCGCGTCTCCTCCCTATCCTGGAGATTCACCGCGACCGGTCGAAGCGCCGCGCTTCGCTCCCCTGGATCCGCGGTTTCAACCCATGCTCTTTCTGGCGGCGGCTTTCGCTGCCGGCATCGCCTTGGGCCGCGTCCTTCCCCATCGCCCGCTTTTGTGGGGAATCATCGCTACTGGTACGTGGTTCCTCGGCCTCACCGCGCGGCGCTCGCGCGCCTTCGTTCCCATATTGCTCGTCGGATACAGCCTGGTCGGCATTCTTCATCTGCAACTCGCAGAAGGACGCTCGGCGTCGCCGCGCCTCCGAACGCTTTACGACCGGGGACTCCTCGCGGCCGGAGAAGCCACGCGCGTGATCGGACGTCTGGCGGCTTCGCCCGAGCGCGCGCCGGGGAGGGTTTATCTCGATATTGATGTCGAACACGTCGTCGCGTTCGAGCGCATCTATTGCACAAGCGGTCGCCTGCGTTTGATGGTCGCCCTCCCCGATGCAGAAGCGCGCGCCATCTACGAGCGGCTGGGACTGCGCTACGGCCAGCGCCTCCAAGCGCTCGGGCGGCTCGTGCGTTTGAAGCGGCATCAAAATCCCGGTTCGCCGGAATACGACGAGTATCTGGAGCAGCGGGGATACGATCTCGCAGCCGTGAGCAAAAGCCCGCTGCTATTAGAACCGCTCGAGGAGACCTCGCCCGCTCCCTTCCCCCACGCGGCTTCGTGCGCCCGATCTTCGACGCAGGAATTTGCTCGCGGGCTCCTAGTGCGCGTGCTCACTCCGCTTTCCGACATCAAGGAGCTGCTCGAACAGGAGATTGACCGGGTATTCCGCGAAGCAGGGCCTCGAACGGCAGGACTTTTGAAAGCGCTCCTTCTCGGAAACCGACATTTCCTCGAAGCCCACATGGCGGAGGCGCTCCGCGCCGGAGGGACGTTTCACATCGTGGTGATCTCCGGGTTGCACGTCGGATTTTTGGCCGGGATGCTCTTTGCCGTGATCTCCTGGTACACGCGGCGATCGTTCTGGCGCGCCTTCGGCACGCTCATCCCCTTGTGGGGCTATGCCCTCATGGTCGGCGGCCAGCCTCCGGTTTGGCGCGCGACCGTGATGGTGACGGTCTTTCTGCTCGCTTCGCTTTTATTTCGGCAGGCGCCAGTGGCCAATAATCTCGGCATCGCCGCCTTGGTCCTGCTCGTCATTACCCCTCAACAGCTCTTCTCCCCCTCATTCCACCTCTCCTTCGTAGCGGCCGGCAGCCTAGCCCTGCTTGTAGCGCCACTGATCGCGCGGCTTCAAGCGATCGGGTCTTGGCGACCGACGCCCGAGCATCCCTATCCCCCACAGAGCTCAGAGATCGTGCGGCGATTGGCCGAGTGTCTCTTTTGGAACGAACGGCAGTTTCAGCGCGAGCAAAAGACTTCGCTGATTCGCTTCCGATTGGAGAAGGGATCCCTGGCCCGTGCGCTCAATCGATTTCGGCTCCAACCCCTGGTGCGCGCCCTTGTGCTCTCGCTGCTCGTCTCGTCTATCGTCCAACTGGCCATGCTCCCCCTTATGGTCGAGTACTTTCACCGCACTGCCCTTATCGGCATTGCGCTCAATGTGGTCGTCGGCGCGACGATCGCGCTCCTTGGGTTGACCGCCCTCTTCGCGCTCGCGCTCTCGCTGTGGCAAGAGTCTTTGGCCACCTATCCGGTCACGCTCAGCCGCGTGCTCACGGAAGCGACCGTCGCTAGCTCGGAACTCGCCCTTCGATTCCCCGCGCTCAGCCCTCGCGTCCCAGACTATTCGGGAGCGGGCGTGCTCGTATACCTCGCCTATTGGGCCATTCTCCTCTACTTCGCATATCGGCTCCACGCCTGGCGTCCGCTGGACCCTCCCGCTCACACTTTACCGCAGCCTGGCGCACGGCATCGGGATCGCCCACTGAGAGTACGGCGATTGGCGCTGAGCATTGCGCTCGTCCTCCTCACCGTGAATCTCGGATTCCTCGTCGCCCACCCGTTTCCGCCCGCCCGACCAAAGGGCTGGCTCCTCCTTCATTTCCTCGACGTGGGCCATGGGGATGCGATACTCCTGGAATCTCCCGATGGCACGACGATGCTCGTAGACGCCGGCGGAGAGATCGGACCGTCGCCGACGCAGATGGCCGACGACGGGGAGCCGGAGTTCGTCGAAGACCGTTTGCCCATTGGAGAAGCCGTCGTCTCCAACTTCCTCTGGTCGCGAAGGCTCAAGCGCATTGATCTCCTGGTCCCCACGCACGCGCACGCCGATCATCTGCGCGGATTCCTGAATGTCGTTCGGAATTTCGACATCGGAGCCGTGCTCCTTGTGCGCCGTCCCTCAAAGGACCCCATTTTCTCCGCCTTCCTGCAAGAGGTTCAACGACGGCGCATTCCCGTGGTGGAGATCCAGCAAGGCGATCGCCTTCGGATCGGACGCGCGATCCCGCCCGTCACGGCCACCGTGCTCTGGCCACCTCCCTCAGACCGTCCCCCTGAAACGTGGGAGAACGCGGACTCGCTCGTCCTCCGCATTCAGTATGGGGACACGAAGCTCCTGCTGACTGGGGACATCGAGCGCGCTGCCGAAGAAGCGCTGCTCGCCGCCGGTTGGGAGTTGCAGAGCGACGTCCTGAAAGTCCCCCATCACGGAAGTCGCACCAGTAGTTCCGATGCTTTCCTCGAGCGAGTCCGGCCTCGATGGGCGATCGTCACGGCCGCTGATCCTGTGGCCGGGCGATTCCGATACCCGCATCCCGAGGTCCGAGAGAGATATGACCGCCGGGCCATCTCGCTCTTCCACACGGGGCAGCAAGGCCTGATCACTCTCATGACCGACGGGCAAACGTTTCGGATCTCCCCATTTGGTCGGTGA
- the pfp gene encoding diphosphate--fructose-6-phosphate 1-phosphotransferase — protein sequence MSAGRVGILVGGGPAPGINGVISAVTLEARNRGHEVVGIYDGFAWLMKGETSRVRLLEHDEVSRIHFQGGSILNTSRANPTRRPEDLERVVASLEALGIRYLVTIGGDDTMYAAYCVARQANGRIRVCHVPKTIDNDLPLPGDMPTFGFETARQLIFELLRNLMEDSRTTNRWYFVVVMGRSAGHLALQSGMAAGVTTIILPEEFPEVVHLETVADVLEGAILKRRAFWQRRDGVAVIAEGLLERIPEDELSHIEGVRLTRDEYGHLRLAEMDLAHILKTIVERRFAARGDALTIVHKTIGYEVRSAPPIAFDCQYVKTLGYGAIEFLLNPTPEQAEQSGALVCVVSGQLRFLPFEQLMDPTTGRTRIRIVDVTAPMYRIAREYMIRLEREDFEDERRLAELARVASTKQHPMTPEEFRQRFYHVVTDLTGGM from the coding sequence ATGAGTGCTGGGCGTGTGGGGATCTTAGTCGGAGGAGGGCCAGCGCCGGGAATCAACGGCGTCATCAGCGCTGTGACCCTCGAGGCGCGCAATCGTGGACATGAGGTCGTAGGCATCTACGATGGCTTTGCGTGGCTGATGAAAGGGGAGACGAGCCGCGTGCGACTCCTGGAGCATGACGAGGTCTCGCGGATTCATTTCCAGGGCGGCTCGATCTTGAACACCTCGCGGGCGAACCCGACGCGTCGTCCGGAGGATCTGGAGCGAGTGGTCGCGTCGTTGGAGGCGCTGGGCATTCGATATCTGGTGACCATTGGGGGCGATGACACCATGTACGCCGCGTATTGCGTGGCGCGGCAGGCGAACGGGCGCATTCGCGTTTGCCACGTTCCCAAGACGATTGATAACGACTTGCCGCTCCCGGGCGACATGCCGACGTTCGGCTTCGAGACGGCGCGTCAGTTGATCTTCGAGCTGCTGCGCAACCTGATGGAGGATTCCCGGACGACGAACCGCTGGTATTTCGTGGTCGTGATGGGGCGATCGGCTGGGCATCTCGCCCTGCAAAGCGGCATGGCAGCTGGCGTGACGACGATTATCCTCCCAGAGGAGTTCCCTGAGGTCGTGCATTTGGAGACAGTGGCCGATGTCCTCGAAGGAGCGATCCTGAAACGACGTGCATTCTGGCAGCGACGGGATGGCGTCGCTGTGATCGCCGAGGGGCTGCTGGAGCGCATTCCGGAAGACGAGCTGAGTCACATCGAAGGCGTGCGCCTCACTCGTGATGAGTACGGCCATTTACGGTTGGCCGAGATGGACCTGGCACATATCCTCAAGACGATTGTCGAACGCCGCTTCGCCGCGCGTGGAGATGCTCTCACGATCGTTCACAAGACGATCGGCTACGAGGTGCGGTCGGCTCCGCCGATCGCCTTCGATTGCCAATATGTGAAGACGCTTGGGTATGGGGCCATCGAGTTCCTGCTCAATCCTACGCCGGAGCAAGCTGAACAGTCCGGGGCCCTGGTTTGCGTTGTGAGTGGGCAGCTTCGATTTCTGCCTTTCGAGCAATTGATGGACCCGACCACCGGGCGCACGCGTATTCGCATCGTGGATGTCACGGCCCCGATGTATCGGATCGCGCGCGAGTATATGATTCGACTCGAACGCGAGGATTTCGAAGATGAACGGCGCTTGGCTGAACTGGCGCGGGTGGCCTCGACCAAGCAACATCCCATGACGCCCGAGGAGTTCCGGCAGCGATTCTATCACGTCGTCACAGACCTCACCGGAGGTATGTGA
- the sucC gene encoding ADP-forming succinate--CoA ligase subunit beta, producing the protein MRIHEYQAKELLKRYGVAIPRGEAITTPDAARAVAEKLGGRVVVKAQIHAGGRGKAGGIRLADSPERAYELAREMLGMTLVTPQTGPQGRVVRTLLIEEALPIRRELYLGVILDRAARCPVFMASPAGGMDIEEIAQRSPELIFKEHAHPTLGLQPYQARRLAFALGFTAEQLGPAVRFILGLYRAFVELDASLVEVNPLVVTEDGRLYALDAKVTFDDNALFRHPEYAELRDVNEEEPLEVEASRYDLNYIKLNGTIGCMVNGAGLAMATMDIIKLAGGEPANFLDVGGSATTERVENGFRILLSDPNVRAVLINIFGGIVRCDIVAEGVLQAAQKIGVTVPIVVRLEGTNVERARELLAHSGLAITVAHSMSEAAELAVALARQA; encoded by the coding sequence ATGCGAATACACGAATATCAAGCGAAAGAGCTGCTCAAACGCTATGGCGTGGCGATCCCTCGCGGAGAAGCGATCACCACGCCGGACGCTGCGCGCGCCGTGGCTGAAAAGCTCGGCGGACGCGTCGTCGTGAAAGCGCAGATTCACGCGGGGGGGCGAGGGAAGGCCGGAGGGATTCGTCTGGCCGATTCACCGGAGCGCGCCTATGAGCTGGCGCGTGAGATGCTGGGGATGACCTTGGTGACGCCCCAAACGGGACCCCAAGGTCGAGTGGTGCGTACCCTTCTCATCGAAGAGGCCCTGCCCATTCGGCGAGAACTCTACTTGGGGGTCATCTTAGATCGCGCGGCGCGCTGTCCGGTCTTCATGGCGAGCCCAGCCGGCGGCATGGACATCGAGGAGATCGCGCAGCGCTCGCCCGAACTGATCTTCAAAGAGCACGCCCATCCAACGCTCGGCCTCCAACCCTATCAGGCGCGCAGGCTCGCTTTCGCACTCGGCTTCACGGCCGAGCAACTTGGGCCCGCCGTGCGCTTCATCCTCGGCCTCTATCGCGCCTTCGTCGAACTCGATGCCTCGCTCGTCGAAGTGAACCCCCTTGTGGTGACCGAGGATGGACGCCTCTATGCCCTCGATGCTAAGGTCACCTTCGATGATAATGCGTTGTTTCGACATCCGGAGTATGCGGAACTGCGCGATGTGAACGAGGAGGAGCCACTGGAGGTGGAGGCCTCCCGGTATGACTTGAACTACATCAAGCTGAACGGCACCATCGGCTGCATGGTCAATGGCGCCGGCCTAGCCATGGCGACGATGGACATCATCAAGCTCGCTGGAGGGGAGCCTGCGAACTTCCTCGATGTCGGCGGAAGCGCAACGACGGAACGCGTGGAGAATGGCTTTCGCATCTTGCTCTCGGATCCAAACGTGCGGGCCGTCTTGATCAACATCTTCGGCGGCATCGTGCGCTGCGACATTGTCGCCGAGGGCGTCCTCCAAGCGGCGCAGAAGATTGGCGTCACCGTCCCCATCGTTGTGCGGCTGGAAGGGACCAACGTCGAGCGCGCGCGGGAGCTACTGGCGCATTCGGGATTGGCGATCACTGTCGCCCACAGCATGAGCGAAGCGGCGGAGCTGGCCGTCGCCCTCGCTCGCCAGGCGTGA
- a CDS encoding SIS domain-containing protein — MRGRLETREAAPVRRYEAAVREFLDIALAELQALRKRLTPGYFDQAVELILQAEQRGGRVHVTGVGKPEHVATYIASLLNSTGTPAYFLHGTEAVHGSAGQVLPGDVVIAISNSGETQELKETVTTVKRIGARIIGVSGQPRSWLARHSDVFLYAGVTHEGDPLNLPPRASVLAEIYVLAALSVALQVEKGLTRQQYHLLHPKGRLGQLSSDNDSSST, encoded by the coding sequence ATGAGGGGACGGCTCGAAACGCGTGAAGCGGCACCGGTCCGCCGCTATGAGGCAGCCGTTCGAGAATTCCTGGACATTGCGCTGGCTGAATTGCAAGCGTTGCGAAAGCGGCTCACGCCCGGATATTTCGATCAGGCTGTGGAATTGATCCTGCAGGCCGAACAGCGCGGCGGGCGCGTGCATGTCACCGGCGTGGGCAAGCCCGAACATGTGGCGACCTACATCGCTTCATTGCTCAACAGCACGGGCACACCGGCCTATTTCTTGCATGGGACGGAGGCCGTACATGGGAGCGCCGGACAGGTCTTGCCCGGCGACGTCGTCATCGCCATCTCCAATAGCGGCGAGACCCAAGAGCTCAAAGAGACCGTCACGACCGTCAAACGGATCGGAGCCCGCATCATCGGCGTCAGCGGACAGCCTCGATCTTGGCTCGCGCGACATTCGGATGTCTTTCTCTACGCTGGCGTTACTCATGAGGGCGATCCCCTCAATCTTCCCCCGCGTGCGAGCGTGTTGGCTGAGATCTACGTGTTGGCTGCACTCTCGGTCGCTTTGCAGGTGGAAAAAGGCCTCACTCGCCAGCAGTACCATCTCCTGCATCCGAAGGGACGGTTAGGGCAACTCTCTTCGGACAACGATTCCTCTTCAACGTAA
- a CDS encoding ATP-dependent helicase, translating into MKRYILKRTAIRRTLINYRAELNEEQYAAVTSGEGPALVIAGAGSGKTRVITYRVAWLVEQGIDQSRVLLVTFTNKAARSMLQRVEALLQTDCRRIWGGTFHHIANRVLRRHAEALGYHPNFTILDSEDARELLEACVRACGIETRARRFPRGEVLQDLLSLSINTGRSLEEIVLARFPYFEPLLPELERVFHAYAERKRRENVMDYDDLLMNWWRLLTEHPAIAALYAEQFQYILVDEYQDTNRLQAEIVDQLAARHRNVMVVGDDCQTIYSWRGTDFRNIYEFPERYPDARIYRLETNYRSTPQILALANASIRHNERQFHKELRARRADGPKPALVPAQDVYEQAAFVATRILEAYEEGVPLSEIAVLYRSHYHSMELQVELMRRRIPYVVRSGLRFFEQAHVKDVLAYLRVVVNAHDELAWRRLLRIVPGIGQRTIERIWPVIAGSPDLLRALAEVEARGSIPRRAQSGWRELRELLEVLMDEPLAQRPAAQIEAILASSYTDYLRATYSNAEMRLEDLRQLAQFAARYPSTEHLLSDVALLGQERFSMRDGLYGEDILGGAEGEEEPLVLSSIHQAKGLEWRIVFLIWAADGRFPTARSLQDPDALEEERRLFYVAVTRAKDELYVCYPLIAREGVRTILLRPSRFITEVEPELFETWVIESA; encoded by the coding sequence ATGAAGCGATACATCTTGAAGCGAACAGCGATCCGGCGCACGCTGATCAATTACCGCGCGGAACTCAACGAGGAACAGTATGCGGCGGTCACCTCGGGGGAAGGTCCGGCCTTGGTGATCGCCGGTGCCGGCTCGGGCAAGACGCGCGTGATCACCTATCGCGTCGCTTGGCTCGTGGAGCAAGGGATCGATCAATCGCGTGTGCTGCTCGTGACCTTCACCAATAAGGCCGCGCGCAGTATGCTCCAGCGCGTCGAGGCCCTATTGCAAACGGATTGTCGCCGCATCTGGGGGGGGACGTTCCATCACATCGCCAACCGCGTGCTGCGTCGACACGCAGAAGCGCTCGGCTACCATCCGAATTTCACGATCCTCGACAGCGAGGACGCGCGCGAGCTGCTCGAGGCATGCGTGCGCGCCTGCGGCATCGAGACGCGCGCGCGGCGATTCCCCCGCGGCGAAGTCCTTCAGGATCTCCTCAGCCTCTCGATCAACACGGGGCGCTCGCTGGAGGAGATCGTCCTGGCGCGCTTCCCTTATTTCGAGCCGCTTCTTCCGGAGCTTGAGCGCGTCTTCCACGCCTACGCCGAGCGCAAACGGCGCGAGAACGTGATGGATTACGATGACCTGCTGATGAATTGGTGGCGATTGCTCACCGAGCATCCGGCGATCGCCGCCCTGTATGCGGAGCAGTTCCAGTACATCCTCGTGGACGAATATCAGGACACGAATCGGCTTCAGGCCGAGATCGTGGATCAGCTCGCGGCGCGCCATCGCAACGTCATGGTCGTCGGCGATGATTGTCAAACGATCTACAGTTGGCGGGGGACGGACTTTCGCAACATCTATGAGTTCCCCGAGCGCTATCCCGATGCGCGAATCTACCGGCTGGAGACAAATTATCGGAGCACGCCGCAGATCCTAGCACTGGCTAACGCTTCCATTCGGCACAACGAGCGGCAGTTTCACAAAGAATTGCGCGCGCGACGCGCGGACGGGCCGAAACCGGCCTTGGTGCCGGCACAGGATGTCTACGAGCAAGCGGCCTTCGTCGCCACGCGCATCCTGGAGGCGTACGAGGAAGGGGTGCCACTGTCGGAGATCGCCGTGCTCTATCGCTCGCACTACCACTCGATGGAGCTGCAGGTCGAACTGATGCGGCGGCGTATCCCCTATGTCGTTCGCTCCGGATTGCGCTTCTTCGAGCAGGCGCATGTCAAGGATGTGCTCGCCTATTTGCGCGTCGTCGTGAATGCTCACGATGAACTGGCATGGCGGCGTCTGTTGCGCATAGTGCCGGGGATCGGACAGCGTACGATCGAGCGCATCTGGCCGGTCATCGCCGGAAGTCCGGATCTGCTGCGCGCGCTCGCCGAGGTCGAAGCGCGAGGCTCCATCCCCCGCCGCGCCCAATCCGGATGGCGCGAATTGCGCGAGCTGTTGGAGGTGCTCATGGACGAACCGCTCGCCCAGCGCCCAGCCGCTCAGATCGAAGCCATCCTCGCCAGCAGTTACACGGACTATCTGCGCGCGACCTACAGCAACGCCGAGATGCGCTTGGAAGATTTGCGCCAGCTCGCGCAATTCGCCGCTCGTTATCCCTCGACCGAGCATCTCCTGAGTGACGTCGCCCTTCTCGGACAGGAGCGATTCTCCATGCGCGACGGACTCTATGGCGAAGATATCCTCGGCGGAGCGGAAGGCGAAGAGGAACCTCTCGTGCTCTCTTCGATCCATCAAGCGAAGGGTCTGGAATGGCGCATCGTCTTCCTGATTTGGGCCGCTGATGGACGCTTCCCCACAGCGCGCTCGCTCCAGGATCCGGATGCTCTGGAAGAAGAACGCCGGCTCTTCTACGTCGCTGTCACTCGTGCCAAGGATGAGCTGTACGTCTGTTACCCCCTCATCGCCCGTGAAGGCGTGCGCACGATTTTGCTTCGCCCCTCTCGATTCATCACCGAGGTCGAGCCCGAACTGTTCGAGACGTGGGTGATCGAGTCGGCGTGA